In a single window of the Blastopirellula retiformator genome:
- a CDS encoding DNA topoisomerase VI subunit B: protein MSTIEAEMTTKEAPKKKRRATAETMAKSQREISVSEFFAKNRHLLGFDNPRKALLTTIKEAVDNSLDACEEAGIVPEIWVHVEQTGTNRYKAGIQDNGPGILKKQIPLIFGKLLYGSKFHRLRMSRGQQGIGISAAGMYGLLTTGKPVKIVSKVSIRRPAHYYELRINTKTNDPEILNNKGDGVDIPAGEAGHKYIAKQGIEWVTHYPKDAPEYPGKELSSGTRVTIELEAKYQRGRGSVDEYLEQTAIANPHVTIRYLDPENNLRTYNRSTRQLPPEPIEIKPHPYGVEVGRLITMLKDTSETTISGFLTNSFSRVSNGIAKQICKGADIGTRTHAKKLNRDEIEKLYHSIQDTKISNPSTECIVPIGEDLLLKGMHQVVPAEFYCAATRPPAVYRGNPFLIEVALAYGGSVETTKITKDLLKELLSESDARTVRQFLINTFNGLGADAADRITKSSKLGARKSPGKLKPREIDVLFDAMQNININEGQSMNVLRYANRVPLQFQHGACAITQSITGMNWRSYGLTQSRGNLPSGPVTVMVHMASVWVPFTSESKEAVASYPEIQKELRLALQAVGRKLGMFLRKRQLVKQQADRRSIFLRYLGEVATAVSEINGSDRQTVYDNLMAVAQKKTAEADMKLTESGKLVEENEVFGDNVLIVEKTTEDLLNRPSANGAAVEDAVEETAEE, encoded by the coding sequence TTGTCGACGATTGAGGCGGAAATGACCACGAAGGAAGCCCCCAAAAAGAAACGCCGTGCAACTGCCGAGACGATGGCCAAGAGCCAGCGTGAAATCTCGGTCAGCGAGTTCTTCGCCAAGAACCGCCACCTGCTCGGCTTTGATAATCCCCGCAAAGCGCTGCTGACCACCATCAAAGAGGCGGTCGACAACTCGCTGGACGCCTGCGAAGAAGCGGGCATCGTCCCCGAGATCTGGGTCCATGTCGAACAGACCGGAACCAACCGCTACAAGGCGGGGATCCAGGACAACGGTCCCGGGATTTTGAAAAAGCAGATCCCGCTGATTTTCGGCAAGCTGCTGTACGGCTCGAAGTTTCACCGTTTGCGGATGAGCCGCGGTCAGCAGGGGATCGGCATCAGCGCCGCCGGCATGTACGGATTACTGACGACCGGCAAGCCGGTCAAGATCGTCTCGAAGGTCTCGATCCGCCGCCCGGCTCACTATTACGAGCTGCGGATCAACACCAAGACCAACGATCCGGAGATCCTGAACAACAAGGGAGATGGCGTCGACATCCCGGCCGGCGAGGCGGGTCACAAGTACATCGCCAAGCAAGGGATCGAGTGGGTCACTCACTATCCGAAAGACGCGCCAGAGTACCCGGGCAAAGAGCTGTCGAGCGGAACCCGTGTGACGATCGAGCTGGAAGCGAAGTACCAGCGCGGCCGCGGTAGCGTCGACGAGTACCTGGAGCAGACGGCGATCGCCAATCCGCACGTCACGATCCGCTACCTCGATCCCGAGAACAACCTGCGGACCTACAACCGGTCGACGCGGCAGTTGCCGCCAGAGCCGATCGAAATCAAGCCGCATCCCTACGGCGTCGAAGTCGGTCGCTTGATCACGATGCTCAAGGATACGAGCGAAACGACGATCTCCGGCTTCCTGACGAATTCGTTCTCGCGGGTTTCCAACGGCATCGCCAAGCAGATCTGCAAGGGCGCCGACATCGGCACGCGGACGCACGCCAAAAAGCTGAACCGCGACGAGATCGAGAAGCTTTATCACTCGATTCAAGACACCAAGATCAGCAACCCGTCGACCGAGTGCATCGTGCCGATCGGCGAAGACCTGCTCTTGAAAGGGATGCACCAGGTGGTGCCGGCCGAGTTCTACTGCGCCGCGACTCGCCCACCGGCCGTCTATCGCGGCAACCCGTTCTTGATCGAGGTGGCGCTCGCCTATGGCGGTTCGGTCGAAACGACCAAGATCACCAAGGACCTGCTGAAAGAGCTGCTGTCGGAAAGCGACGCGCGGACCGTGCGTCAGTTCCTGATCAACACGTTCAACGGCTTGGGCGCCGATGCGGCCGACCGGATCACCAAGTCGTCGAAGCTGGGCGCCCGGAAGAGCCCCGGCAAGCTGAAGCCGCGCGAGATCGACGTCCTGTTTGATGCGATGCAGAACATCAACATCAACGAAGGGCAGTCGATGAACGTGCTGCGATACGCCAACCGCGTGCCGCTGCAGTTCCAGCATGGCGCCTGTGCGATTACGCAGTCGATCACCGGCATGAACTGGCGCAGCTACGGGCTGACCCAGTCGCGCGGCAACTTGCCGAGCGGCCCGGTCACGGTGATGGTCCACATGGCCAGCGTTTGGGTTCCCTTCACCAGCGAATCGAAAGAAGCGGTCGCCAGCTATCCCGAAATTCAGAAGGAACTGCGGCTCGCACTCCAGGCGGTCGGACGCAAGTTGGGGATGTTCCTCCGGAAGCGTCAGTTGGTCAAACAGCAAGCCGATCGCCGCAGCATCTTCCTGCGATATCTCGGCGAAGTCGCGACCGCGGTGAGCGAGATCAACGGCTCGGATCGTCAAACGGTGTACGACAACCTGATGGCGGTCGCGCAGAAAAAGACGGCCGAAGCTGACATGAAACTGACCGAATCGGGCAAGTTGGTCGAAGAAAACGAAGTCTTCGGCGACAACGTTTTGATCGTCGAAAAAACGACCGAAGATTTGCTCAATCGTCCCTCGGCCAATGGCGCGGCAGTCGAGGACGCGGTTGAAGAAACCGCCGAGGAATAA
- a CDS encoding DNA topoisomerase IV subunit A: MAKKKTAKKAAPAARSDSKEKVTLTQRDKKTIGSLTSLADSVVTAAQRTRDPKLDIPTRSLSNVKYNKSQRILEMGKNTTARQLFNLNQAKSYMQTMLAASGCKRLVESGKTTSIRGLYYLMKHTIAGTKEETFSDQAESDPIIEDLEVLLNSLREELHLYAQQRGSMVGNIILNDKGDTIDCSRMGSGGYGIPSIVEEDVIQFVECGADFVLHVEKDTVWQRFNEDKFWKKHNCILTHGSGQPPRGVRRLLHRLHNELKLPIYCVFDNDPWGYYIYSVIKQGSINLAYESKRMAVPEAKFLGLRAIDYERCNLNPSVQIALNDTDRKRAKQIAKYPWFEQKKTWQKEIGKLLENGFKLEVEALISQGLSYVTEEYVPQRLEDQTWLD; encoded by the coding sequence ATGGCCAAGAAGAAAACCGCGAAGAAGGCTGCTCCGGCGGCTCGCAGCGATTCCAAGGAAAAGGTGACGCTGACGCAGCGCGACAAGAAGACGATCGGCAGTCTGACCAGTCTGGCTGACTCGGTCGTCACCGCCGCGCAGCGGACGCGTGATCCGAAGCTTGATATTCCCACCCGCAGCTTGTCGAACGTCAAATACAACAAGTCGCAGCGGATTCTGGAGATGGGCAAGAACACGACTGCCCGGCAGCTGTTCAACCTGAACCAGGCGAAGAGCTACATGCAGACGATGCTGGCCGCATCCGGCTGCAAGCGTCTGGTCGAGTCAGGCAAGACGACCAGCATCCGGGGTCTCTACTACCTGATGAAGCATACGATCGCCGGCACCAAAGAAGAGACCTTCAGCGATCAGGCCGAAAGCGATCCGATCATCGAAGACTTGGAAGTCCTGCTCAACTCGCTGCGCGAAGAGCTGCATCTGTACGCGCAACAGCGCGGCAGCATGGTCGGCAACATCATCCTGAACGACAAGGGAGACACGATCGACTGCTCGCGAATGGGAAGCGGCGGTTACGGGATTCCCTCGATCGTCGAAGAGGATGTGATCCAGTTTGTCGAGTGTGGCGCCGACTTCGTCCTGCATGTCGAAAAAGATACGGTCTGGCAACGCTTCAACGAAGACAAGTTCTGGAAGAAGCACAACTGCATTTTGACGCATGGTAGCGGCCAACCGCCCCGTGGCGTGCGCCGCTTGCTGCATCGTTTGCACAACGAACTGAAGCTGCCGATCTACTGCGTTTTCGATAACGATCCGTGGGGATATTACATCTACAGCGTGATCAAGCAAGGCTCGATCAACCTGGCCTACGAGTCGAAGCGTATGGCGGTGCCGGAGGCGAAGTTCCTGGGACTGCGGGCAATCGATTACGAACGCTGCAACCTGAACCCCAGCGTCCAAATCGCGCTGAACGACACCGACCGCAAACGGGCCAAGCAAATCGCCAAGTACCCGTGGTTCGAGCAAAAAAAGACCTGGCAAAAAGAGATCGGCAAACTGCTCGAAAACGGCTTCAAGTTGGAAGTCGAAGCG